Proteins encoded by one window of Lasioglossum baleicum chromosome 4, iyLasBale1, whole genome shotgun sequence:
- the LOC143207784 gene encoding FMRFamide-related peptides, translating to MTMLSSLYVLPFLCNCLLVSSSILTPLKADGNLRIFKDVPSDFEYVLKRHSVDSRPDDSDSKERRSNKGSSFIRFGRSDPDSHGENILGGESDGNSPVNRYPRWKSPDIVIRFGRSDFKAAGNADRDYKLRRNDLNFIRFGRSSQIYPMEIDMTAMCSDLLLNDEMKGSLQPFEARLLRLCNVLSNMDAEHRNTLDFLEERDGSKHE from the exons ATG ACCATGCTGTCATCGCTGTACGTGCTGCCGTTCCTCTGCAACTGCTTGTTAGTGTCCTCCTCGATACTAACGCCACTGAAAGCCGACGGCAATCTGAGGATCTTCAAGGACGTTCCCAGCGACTTCGAGTACGTGCTGAAGAGGCACAGCGTCGACAGTCGCCCCGACGATTCTGATTCCAAGGAGCGACGAAGCAACAAAGGTTCATCTTTCATCAGGTTCGGCCGTAGCGACCCGGACAGCCACGGTGAAAACATCCTCGGCGGTGAGAGCGACGGAAACTCGCCGGTAAACAGATATCCTCGTTGGAAGTCGCCGGATATCGTCATCAGGTTCGGTCGTTCGGATTTCAAGGCTGCTGGAAATGCCGACAGGGACTACAAACTTAGAAGGAACGACCTGAATTTCATCAG ATTCGGCCGCAGCTCGCAGATCTATCCGATGGAGATCGACATGACGGCGATGTGCTCGGACCTGTTGTTGAACGACGAGATGAAGGGCAGCCTGCAGCCGTTCGAGGCGAGGTTACTCCGCCTCTGCAACGTGTTGAGCAACATGGACGCCGAGCACAGAAACACCCTGGACTTCCTGGAGGAGCGTGACGGCTCGAAGCACGAGTAA